The Symphalangus syndactylus isolate Jambi chromosome 11, NHGRI_mSymSyn1-v2.1_pri, whole genome shotgun sequence genome contains a region encoding:
- the TAF1C gene encoding TATA box-binding protein-associated factor RNA polymerase I subunit C isoform X5, which produces MLLSSRFLWDHGDVAFAPLGKLMLENFKLEGAGSRTKKKTVVSVKKLLQDLGGHQPWGCPWAYLSNRQRRFSILGGPILGTSVASHLAELLHEELVLRWEQLLLDEACTGGALAWVPGRTPQFGQLVYPAGGALDRLHFQEVVLTPGDNPQFLGNPGRIQLQGPVRQVVTCTVQGETLLAVRSDYHCAVWKFGKQWQPTLLQAMQVEKGATGIGLSPHLPGELAICSRSGAVCLWSPEDGLQQIYKDPETLVFRDSSSWRWADFTAHPRVLTVGDRTGVKMLDTQGPPGCGLLLFRLGAEASCQKGERVLLTQYLGHSSPKCLPPTLHLVCTQFSLYLVDERLPMVPMLKWNHGLPSPLLLAQLLPPPRPSCVQPLLLGGQGGQLQLLHLAGEGASVPRLAGPPQSLPSRTDSLPAFPLLEPKIQWRLQERLKAPTIGLAAVVPPVPSAPTPGLVLFQLSAAGDVFYQQLRPQMDSSLRRDAGPPGDTQPDLHAPTASWTSQDTAGCSQWLKALLKVPLAPPVWTAPTFTHRQLLGSTELRREGEEGQRLGVLRKAMAQGRLLLQRDLGSLPSAEPPPAPESGPEDKLSERLGEAWAGRGAAWWERQQGRTSGPERQSRRPKRRTQLSSTFSLSGHVDPSEDTSPPHSPEWPPADAVPLPPVTPPSQELTPNVCVQGIPSERRHMLRDYMAKLPPQRDTPGCAATPPSSQASSVRATRSEQHTPVLSGSQPLRKKPRMGF; this is translated from the exons ATGTTACTGAGCAG CCGGTTCCTCTGGGATCATGGAGACGTAGCCTTTGCACCCCTGGGGAAGCTGATGCTGGAGAATTTCAAGCTGGAGGGAGCAGGG AGCCGCACTAAGAAGAAGACAGTGGTCAGTGTGAAGAAGCTGCTTCAGGACCTCGGTGGACACCAGCCCTGGGG GTGTCCCTGGGCTTACCTCAGCAACCGACAGCGCCGCTTCTCTATCCTCGGGGGCCCCATCCTGGGCACATCAGTGGCGAGCCACTTGGCAGAGCTGCTGCATGAGGAGCTGGTGCTGCGGTGGGAGCAGCTGCTTCTGGATGAGGCCTGCACTGGGGGCGCGCTGGCTTGGGTGCCTGGAAGGACACCCCAGTTCGGGCAGCTGGTCTACCCTGCTGGAGGCGCCCTGGACAGGCTGC ATTTCCAAGAGGTCGTTCTGACCCCAGGTGACAATCCCCAATTCCTTGGGAACCCTGGACGCATCCAGCTCCAGGGACCTGTCCGGCAGGTGGTGACATGCACCGTCCAGGGAGAAA CTCTGCTGGCCGTCCGCTCTGACTACCACTGTGCCGTGTGGAAGTTTGGTAAACAGTGGCAGCCAACCCTTCTGCAGGCAATGCAGGTGGAGAAAGGGGCCACAGGGATCGGCCTCAG CCCTCATCTGCCCGGGGAGCTCGCCATCTGCAGCCGCTCGGGAGCTGTCTGCCTGTGGAGCCCCGAGGACGG GCTGCAGCAAATCTACAAGGACCCTGAGACCCTTGTGTTCCGGGACTCCTCTTCCTGGCGTTGGGCAGACTTCACTGCCCACCCTCGGGTGCTGACTGTGGGTGACCGCACTGGAGTGAAGATGCTTGACACTCAG GGCCCGCCGGGCTGTGGTCTGTTGCTTTTTCGATTGGGGGCAGAGGCTTCGTGCCAGAAAGGGGAACGTGTCCTGCTCACCCAGTACCTGGGGCACTCCAGCCCCAAATGCCTCCCCCCTACTCTCCATCTCGTCTGTACCCAG TTCTCTCTCTACCTAGTGGACGAGCGCCTTCCCATGGTACCGATGCTGAAGTGGAACCATGGCCTCCCCTCCCCGCTCCTGCTGGCCCAACTGCTGCCTCCGCCCCGGCCCAGCTGCGTGCAGCCCCTGCTCCtcggaggccagggtgggcagctgcagctgctgcaCCTGGCAG GAGAAGGGGCGTCAGTGCCCCGCCTGGCAGGCCCCCCCCAGTCTCTTCCTTCCAGGACCGACTCCCTCCCTGCATTTCCTCTGCTGGAGCCTAAGATCCAGTGGCGGCTGCAGGAGCGCCTGAAAGCACCGACCATAG GTCTGGCTGCCGTCGTCCCGCCCGTGCCCTCGGCGCCCACACCAGGCCTGGTGCTCTTCCAGCTCTCGGCGGCGGGAGATGTCTTCTACCAGCAGCTCCGCCCCCAGATGGACTCCAGCCTCCGCAGAGATGCCGGGCCTCCCGGCGACACCCAACCTGACTTGCATGCCCCCACAGCTTCCTGGACCTCCCAGGACACTGCCGGCTGCAGCCAGTGGCTGAAGGCCCTGCTCAAAGTGCCCCTGGCTCCTCCTGTGTGGACGGCACCCACCTTCACCCACCGCCAGCTGCTGGGTAGCACAGAGCtgcggagggagggagaggaagggcagCGGCTGGGTGTGCTCCGCAAGGCCATGGCCCAAGGGCGGCTCCTGCTGCAGAGAGACCTGGGCTCCCTCCCTTCGGCAGAGCCACCCCCTGCACCCGAGTCAGGCCCAGAGGACAAGCTCAGTGAGCGCCTGGGGGAAGCCTGGGCAGGCCGAGGGGCTGCCTGGTGGGAGAGGCAGCAGGGCAGGACCTCAGGGCCCGAGAGACAGAGCAGGCGGCCCAAGCGCCGGACCCAGCTGTCCAGCACCTTTTCGCTCAGTGGCCATGTGGACCCCTCAGAGGACACCAGCCCCCCTCACAGCCCTGAGTGGCCACCTGCTGATGCTGTGCCCCTGCCCCCCGTGACCCCGCCCTCCCAGGAGTTGACTCCGAACGTGTGTGTCCAGGGCATCCCATCAGAGCGGCGGCACATGCTCCGTGACTACATGGCCAAGCTCCCACCCCAAAGGGACACCCCAGGCTGTGCCGCCACACCCCCCTCCTCCCAGGCCTCTAGCGTCCGGGCCACTCGCTCCGAGCAGCACACACCCGTCCTCTCTGGCTCTCAGCCTCTCCGGAAGAAGCCTCGAATGGGCTTCTGA
- the TAF1C gene encoding TATA box-binding protein-associated factor RNA polymerase I subunit C isoform X3 produces the protein MDFPGTLRPALFMTGPLGLSDVPDLSFMCSWQDALTLPEAQPQNSENRALHVTKDLLWEPATPGPLPMLPPLVDPWDPGLTARDLLFRGGYRYRKRPRVVLDVTEQISRFLWDHGDVAFAPLGKLMLENFKLEGAGSRTKKKTVVSVKKLLQDLGGHQPWGCPWAYLSNRQRRFSILGGPILGTSVASHLAELLHEELVLRWEQLLLDEACTGGALAWVPGRTPQFGQLVYPAGGALDRLHFQEVVLTPGDNPQFLGNPGRIQLQGPVRQVVTCTVQGETLLAVRSDYHCAVWKFGKQWQPTLLQAMQVEKGATGIGLRLQQIYKDPETLVFRDSSSWRWADFTAHPRVLTVGDRTGVKMLDTQGPPGCGLLLFRLGAEASCQKGERVLLTQYLGHSSPKCLPPTLHLVCTQFSLYLVDERLPMVPMLKWNHGLPSPLLLAQLLPPPRPSCVQPLLLGGQGGQLQLLHLAGEGASVPRLAGPPQSLPSRTDSLPAFPLLEPKIQWRLQERLKAPTIGLAAVVPPVPSAPTPGLVLFQLSAAGDVFYQQLRPQMDSSLRRDAGPPGDTQPDLHAPTASWTSQDTAGCSQWLKALLKVPLAPPVWTAPTFTHRQLLGSTELRREGEEGQRLGVLRKAMAQGRLLLQRDLGSLPSAEPPPAPESGPEDKLSERLGEAWAGRGAAWWERQQGRTSGPERQSRRPKRRTQLSSTFSLSGHVDPSEDTSPPHSPEWPPADAVPLPPVTPPSQELTPNVCVQGIPSERRHMLRDYMAKLPPQRDTPGCAATPPSSQASSVRATRSEQHTPVLSGSQPLRKKPRMGF, from the exons ATGGACTTCCCCGGCACCCTCCGCCCTGCGTTGTTTATGACTGGCCCCCTTGGTCTGAGCGACGTCCCTGACCTCTCTTTCATGTGCAGCTGGCAAGACGCGCTGACTCTGCCAGAGGCCCAGCCCCAGAACTCAGAG AATCGGGCACTGCATGTGACCAAGGACCTGCTGTGGGAGCCGGCAACCCCTGGGCCTCTCCCCATGCTGCCTCCCCTCGTCG ATCCCTGGGACCCTGGCCTGACTGCCCGGGACCTGCTTTTCCGTGGAGGGTACCGGTATCGGAAGCGGCCCCGAGTCGTGCTGGATGTTACTGAGCAG aTCAGCCGGTTCCTCTGGGATCATGGAGACGTAGCCTTTGCACCCCTGGGGAAGCTGATGCTGGAGAATTTCAAGCTGGAGGGAGCAGGG AGCCGCACTAAGAAGAAGACAGTGGTCAGTGTGAAGAAGCTGCTTCAGGACCTCGGTGGACACCAGCCCTGGGG GTGTCCCTGGGCTTACCTCAGCAACCGACAGCGCCGCTTCTCTATCCTCGGGGGCCCCATCCTGGGCACATCAGTGGCGAGCCACTTGGCAGAGCTGCTGCATGAGGAGCTGGTGCTGCGGTGGGAGCAGCTGCTTCTGGATGAGGCCTGCACTGGGGGCGCGCTGGCTTGGGTGCCTGGAAGGACACCCCAGTTCGGGCAGCTGGTCTACCCTGCTGGAGGCGCCCTGGACAGGCTGC ATTTCCAAGAGGTCGTTCTGACCCCAGGTGACAATCCCCAATTCCTTGGGAACCCTGGACGCATCCAGCTCCAGGGACCTGTCCGGCAGGTGGTGACATGCACCGTCCAGGGAGAAA CTCTGCTGGCCGTCCGCTCTGACTACCACTGTGCCGTGTGGAAGTTTGGTAAACAGTGGCAGCCAACCCTTCTGCAGGCAATGCAGGTGGAGAAAGGGGCCACAGGGATCGGCCTCAG GCTGCAGCAAATCTACAAGGACCCTGAGACCCTTGTGTTCCGGGACTCCTCTTCCTGGCGTTGGGCAGACTTCACTGCCCACCCTCGGGTGCTGACTGTGGGTGACCGCACTGGAGTGAAGATGCTTGACACTCAG GGCCCGCCGGGCTGTGGTCTGTTGCTTTTTCGATTGGGGGCAGAGGCTTCGTGCCAGAAAGGGGAACGTGTCCTGCTCACCCAGTACCTGGGGCACTCCAGCCCCAAATGCCTCCCCCCTACTCTCCATCTCGTCTGTACCCAG TTCTCTCTCTACCTAGTGGACGAGCGCCTTCCCATGGTACCGATGCTGAAGTGGAACCATGGCCTCCCCTCCCCGCTCCTGCTGGCCCAACTGCTGCCTCCGCCCCGGCCCAGCTGCGTGCAGCCCCTGCTCCtcggaggccagggtgggcagctgcagctgctgcaCCTGGCAG GAGAAGGGGCGTCAGTGCCCCGCCTGGCAGGCCCCCCCCAGTCTCTTCCTTCCAGGACCGACTCCCTCCCTGCATTTCCTCTGCTGGAGCCTAAGATCCAGTGGCGGCTGCAGGAGCGCCTGAAAGCACCGACCATAG GTCTGGCTGCCGTCGTCCCGCCCGTGCCCTCGGCGCCCACACCAGGCCTGGTGCTCTTCCAGCTCTCGGCGGCGGGAGATGTCTTCTACCAGCAGCTCCGCCCCCAGATGGACTCCAGCCTCCGCAGAGATGCCGGGCCTCCCGGCGACACCCAACCTGACTTGCATGCCCCCACAGCTTCCTGGACCTCCCAGGACACTGCCGGCTGCAGCCAGTGGCTGAAGGCCCTGCTCAAAGTGCCCCTGGCTCCTCCTGTGTGGACGGCACCCACCTTCACCCACCGCCAGCTGCTGGGTAGCACAGAGCtgcggagggagggagaggaagggcagCGGCTGGGTGTGCTCCGCAAGGCCATGGCCCAAGGGCGGCTCCTGCTGCAGAGAGACCTGGGCTCCCTCCCTTCGGCAGAGCCACCCCCTGCACCCGAGTCAGGCCCAGAGGACAAGCTCAGTGAGCGCCTGGGGGAAGCCTGGGCAGGCCGAGGGGCTGCCTGGTGGGAGAGGCAGCAGGGCAGGACCTCAGGGCCCGAGAGACAGAGCAGGCGGCCCAAGCGCCGGACCCAGCTGTCCAGCACCTTTTCGCTCAGTGGCCATGTGGACCCCTCAGAGGACACCAGCCCCCCTCACAGCCCTGAGTGGCCACCTGCTGATGCTGTGCCCCTGCCCCCCGTGACCCCGCCCTCCCAGGAGTTGACTCCGAACGTGTGTGTCCAGGGCATCCCATCAGAGCGGCGGCACATGCTCCGTGACTACATGGCCAAGCTCCCACCCCAAAGGGACACCCCAGGCTGTGCCGCCACACCCCCCTCCTCCCAGGCCTCTAGCGTCCGGGCCACTCGCTCCGAGCAGCACACACCCGTCCTCTCTGGCTCTCAGCCTCTCCGGAAGAAGCCTCGAATGGGCTTCTGA
- the TAF1C gene encoding TATA box-binding protein-associated factor RNA polymerase I subunit C isoform X2, with product MDFPGTLRPALFMTGPLGLSDVPDLSFMCSWQDALTLPEAQPQNSENRALHVTKDLLWEPATPGPLPMLPPLVDPWDPGLTARDLLFRGGYRYRKRPRVVLDVTEQISRFLWDHGDVAFAPLGKLMLENFKLEGAGSRTKKKTVVSVKKLLQDLGGHQPWGCPWAYLSNRQRRFSILGGPILGTSVASHLAELLHEELVLRWEQLLLDEACTGGALAWVPGRTPQFGQLVYPAGGALDRLHFQEVVLTPGDNPQFLGNPGRIQLQGPVRQVVTCTVQGETLLAVRSDYHCAVWKFGKQWQPTLLQAMQVEKGATGIGLSPHLPGELAICSRSGAVCLWSPEDGLQQIYKDPETLVFRDSSSWRWADFTAHPRVLTVGDRTGVKMLDTQGPPGCGLLLFRLGAEASCQKGERVLLTQYLGHSSPKCLPPTLHLVCTQFSLYLVDERLPMVPMLKWNHGLPSPLLLAQLLPPPRPSCVQPLLLGGQGGQLQLLHLAEGASVPRLAGPPQSLPSRTDSLPAFPLLEPKIQWRLQERLKAPTIGLAAVVPPVPSAPTPGLVLFQLSAAGDVFYQQLRPQMDSSLRRDAGPPGDTQPDLHAPTASWTSQDTAGCSQWLKALLKVPLAPPVWTAPTFTHRQLLGSTELRREGEEGQRLGVLRKAMAQGRLLLQRDLGSLPSAEPPPAPESGPEDKLSERLGEAWAGRGAAWWERQQGRTSGPERQSRRPKRRTQLSSTFSLSGHVDPSEDTSPPHSPEWPPADAVPLPPVTPPSQELTPNVCVQGIPSERRHMLRDYMAKLPPQRDTPGCAATPPSSQASSVRATRSEQHTPVLSGSQPLRKKPRMGF from the exons ATGGACTTCCCCGGCACCCTCCGCCCTGCGTTGTTTATGACTGGCCCCCTTGGTCTGAGCGACGTCCCTGACCTCTCTTTCATGTGCAGCTGGCAAGACGCGCTGACTCTGCCAGAGGCCCAGCCCCAGAACTCAGAG AATCGGGCACTGCATGTGACCAAGGACCTGCTGTGGGAGCCGGCAACCCCTGGGCCTCTCCCCATGCTGCCTCCCCTCGTCG ATCCCTGGGACCCTGGCCTGACTGCCCGGGACCTGCTTTTCCGTGGAGGGTACCGGTATCGGAAGCGGCCCCGAGTCGTGCTGGATGTTACTGAGCAG aTCAGCCGGTTCCTCTGGGATCATGGAGACGTAGCCTTTGCACCCCTGGGGAAGCTGATGCTGGAGAATTTCAAGCTGGAGGGAGCAGGG AGCCGCACTAAGAAGAAGACAGTGGTCAGTGTGAAGAAGCTGCTTCAGGACCTCGGTGGACACCAGCCCTGGGG GTGTCCCTGGGCTTACCTCAGCAACCGACAGCGCCGCTTCTCTATCCTCGGGGGCCCCATCCTGGGCACATCAGTGGCGAGCCACTTGGCAGAGCTGCTGCATGAGGAGCTGGTGCTGCGGTGGGAGCAGCTGCTTCTGGATGAGGCCTGCACTGGGGGCGCGCTGGCTTGGGTGCCTGGAAGGACACCCCAGTTCGGGCAGCTGGTCTACCCTGCTGGAGGCGCCCTGGACAGGCTGC ATTTCCAAGAGGTCGTTCTGACCCCAGGTGACAATCCCCAATTCCTTGGGAACCCTGGACGCATCCAGCTCCAGGGACCTGTCCGGCAGGTGGTGACATGCACCGTCCAGGGAGAAA CTCTGCTGGCCGTCCGCTCTGACTACCACTGTGCCGTGTGGAAGTTTGGTAAACAGTGGCAGCCAACCCTTCTGCAGGCAATGCAGGTGGAGAAAGGGGCCACAGGGATCGGCCTCAG CCCTCATCTGCCCGGGGAGCTCGCCATCTGCAGCCGCTCGGGAGCTGTCTGCCTGTGGAGCCCCGAGGACGG GCTGCAGCAAATCTACAAGGACCCTGAGACCCTTGTGTTCCGGGACTCCTCTTCCTGGCGTTGGGCAGACTTCACTGCCCACCCTCGGGTGCTGACTGTGGGTGACCGCACTGGAGTGAAGATGCTTGACACTCAG GGCCCGCCGGGCTGTGGTCTGTTGCTTTTTCGATTGGGGGCAGAGGCTTCGTGCCAGAAAGGGGAACGTGTCCTGCTCACCCAGTACCTGGGGCACTCCAGCCCCAAATGCCTCCCCCCTACTCTCCATCTCGTCTGTACCCAG TTCTCTCTCTACCTAGTGGACGAGCGCCTTCCCATGGTACCGATGCTGAAGTGGAACCATGGCCTCCCCTCCCCGCTCCTGCTGGCCCAACTGCTGCCTCCGCCCCGGCCCAGCTGCGTGCAGCCCCTGCTCCtcggaggccagggtgggcagctgcagctgctgcaCCTGGCAG AAGGGGCGTCAGTGCCCCGCCTGGCAGGCCCCCCCCAGTCTCTTCCTTCCAGGACCGACTCCCTCCCTGCATTTCCTCTGCTGGAGCCTAAGATCCAGTGGCGGCTGCAGGAGCGCCTGAAAGCACCGACCATAG GTCTGGCTGCCGTCGTCCCGCCCGTGCCCTCGGCGCCCACACCAGGCCTGGTGCTCTTCCAGCTCTCGGCGGCGGGAGATGTCTTCTACCAGCAGCTCCGCCCCCAGATGGACTCCAGCCTCCGCAGAGATGCCGGGCCTCCCGGCGACACCCAACCTGACTTGCATGCCCCCACAGCTTCCTGGACCTCCCAGGACACTGCCGGCTGCAGCCAGTGGCTGAAGGCCCTGCTCAAAGTGCCCCTGGCTCCTCCTGTGTGGACGGCACCCACCTTCACCCACCGCCAGCTGCTGGGTAGCACAGAGCtgcggagggagggagaggaagggcagCGGCTGGGTGTGCTCCGCAAGGCCATGGCCCAAGGGCGGCTCCTGCTGCAGAGAGACCTGGGCTCCCTCCCTTCGGCAGAGCCACCCCCTGCACCCGAGTCAGGCCCAGAGGACAAGCTCAGTGAGCGCCTGGGGGAAGCCTGGGCAGGCCGAGGGGCTGCCTGGTGGGAGAGGCAGCAGGGCAGGACCTCAGGGCCCGAGAGACAGAGCAGGCGGCCCAAGCGCCGGACCCAGCTGTCCAGCACCTTTTCGCTCAGTGGCCATGTGGACCCCTCAGAGGACACCAGCCCCCCTCACAGCCCTGAGTGGCCACCTGCTGATGCTGTGCCCCTGCCCCCCGTGACCCCGCCCTCCCAGGAGTTGACTCCGAACGTGTGTGTCCAGGGCATCCCATCAGAGCGGCGGCACATGCTCCGTGACTACATGGCCAAGCTCCCACCCCAAAGGGACACCCCAGGCTGTGCCGCCACACCCCCCTCCTCCCAGGCCTCTAGCGTCCGGGCCACTCGCTCCGAGCAGCACACACCCGTCCTCTCTGGCTCTCAGCCTCTCCGGAAGAAGCCTCGAATGGGCTTCTGA
- the TAF1C gene encoding TATA box-binding protein-associated factor RNA polymerase I subunit C isoform X1: MDFPGTLRPALFMTGPLGLSDVPDLSFMCSWQDALTLPEAQPQNSENRALHVTKDLLWEPATPGPLPMLPPLVDPWDPGLTARDLLFRGGYRYRKRPRVVLDVTEQISRFLWDHGDVAFAPLGKLMLENFKLEGAGSRTKKKTVVSVKKLLQDLGGHQPWGCPWAYLSNRQRRFSILGGPILGTSVASHLAELLHEELVLRWEQLLLDEACTGGALAWVPGRTPQFGQLVYPAGGALDRLHFQEVVLTPGDNPQFLGNPGRIQLQGPVRQVVTCTVQGETLLAVRSDYHCAVWKFGKQWQPTLLQAMQVEKGATGIGLSPHLPGELAICSRSGAVCLWSPEDGLQQIYKDPETLVFRDSSSWRWADFTAHPRVLTVGDRTGVKMLDTQGPPGCGLLLFRLGAEASCQKGERVLLTQYLGHSSPKCLPPTLHLVCTQFSLYLVDERLPMVPMLKWNHGLPSPLLLAQLLPPPRPSCVQPLLLGGQGGQLQLLHLAGEGASVPRLAGPPQSLPSRTDSLPAFPLLEPKIQWRLQERLKAPTIGLAAVVPPVPSAPTPGLVLFQLSAAGDVFYQQLRPQMDSSLRRDAGPPGDTQPDLHAPTASWTSQDTAGCSQWLKALLKVPLAPPVWTAPTFTHRQLLGSTELRREGEEGQRLGVLRKAMAQGRLLLQRDLGSLPSAEPPPAPESGPEDKLSERLGEAWAGRGAAWWERQQGRTSGPERQSRRPKRRTQLSSTFSLSGHVDPSEDTSPPHSPEWPPADAVPLPPVTPPSQELTPNVCVQGIPSERRHMLRDYMAKLPPQRDTPGCAATPPSSQASSVRATRSEQHTPVLSGSQPLRKKPRMGF; the protein is encoded by the exons ATGGACTTCCCCGGCACCCTCCGCCCTGCGTTGTTTATGACTGGCCCCCTTGGTCTGAGCGACGTCCCTGACCTCTCTTTCATGTGCAGCTGGCAAGACGCGCTGACTCTGCCAGAGGCCCAGCCCCAGAACTCAGAG AATCGGGCACTGCATGTGACCAAGGACCTGCTGTGGGAGCCGGCAACCCCTGGGCCTCTCCCCATGCTGCCTCCCCTCGTCG ATCCCTGGGACCCTGGCCTGACTGCCCGGGACCTGCTTTTCCGTGGAGGGTACCGGTATCGGAAGCGGCCCCGAGTCGTGCTGGATGTTACTGAGCAG aTCAGCCGGTTCCTCTGGGATCATGGAGACGTAGCCTTTGCACCCCTGGGGAAGCTGATGCTGGAGAATTTCAAGCTGGAGGGAGCAGGG AGCCGCACTAAGAAGAAGACAGTGGTCAGTGTGAAGAAGCTGCTTCAGGACCTCGGTGGACACCAGCCCTGGGG GTGTCCCTGGGCTTACCTCAGCAACCGACAGCGCCGCTTCTCTATCCTCGGGGGCCCCATCCTGGGCACATCAGTGGCGAGCCACTTGGCAGAGCTGCTGCATGAGGAGCTGGTGCTGCGGTGGGAGCAGCTGCTTCTGGATGAGGCCTGCACTGGGGGCGCGCTGGCTTGGGTGCCTGGAAGGACACCCCAGTTCGGGCAGCTGGTCTACCCTGCTGGAGGCGCCCTGGACAGGCTGC ATTTCCAAGAGGTCGTTCTGACCCCAGGTGACAATCCCCAATTCCTTGGGAACCCTGGACGCATCCAGCTCCAGGGACCTGTCCGGCAGGTGGTGACATGCACCGTCCAGGGAGAAA CTCTGCTGGCCGTCCGCTCTGACTACCACTGTGCCGTGTGGAAGTTTGGTAAACAGTGGCAGCCAACCCTTCTGCAGGCAATGCAGGTGGAGAAAGGGGCCACAGGGATCGGCCTCAG CCCTCATCTGCCCGGGGAGCTCGCCATCTGCAGCCGCTCGGGAGCTGTCTGCCTGTGGAGCCCCGAGGACGG GCTGCAGCAAATCTACAAGGACCCTGAGACCCTTGTGTTCCGGGACTCCTCTTCCTGGCGTTGGGCAGACTTCACTGCCCACCCTCGGGTGCTGACTGTGGGTGACCGCACTGGAGTGAAGATGCTTGACACTCAG GGCCCGCCGGGCTGTGGTCTGTTGCTTTTTCGATTGGGGGCAGAGGCTTCGTGCCAGAAAGGGGAACGTGTCCTGCTCACCCAGTACCTGGGGCACTCCAGCCCCAAATGCCTCCCCCCTACTCTCCATCTCGTCTGTACCCAG TTCTCTCTCTACCTAGTGGACGAGCGCCTTCCCATGGTACCGATGCTGAAGTGGAACCATGGCCTCCCCTCCCCGCTCCTGCTGGCCCAACTGCTGCCTCCGCCCCGGCCCAGCTGCGTGCAGCCCCTGCTCCtcggaggccagggtgggcagctgcagctgctgcaCCTGGCAG GAGAAGGGGCGTCAGTGCCCCGCCTGGCAGGCCCCCCCCAGTCTCTTCCTTCCAGGACCGACTCCCTCCCTGCATTTCCTCTGCTGGAGCCTAAGATCCAGTGGCGGCTGCAGGAGCGCCTGAAAGCACCGACCATAG GTCTGGCTGCCGTCGTCCCGCCCGTGCCCTCGGCGCCCACACCAGGCCTGGTGCTCTTCCAGCTCTCGGCGGCGGGAGATGTCTTCTACCAGCAGCTCCGCCCCCAGATGGACTCCAGCCTCCGCAGAGATGCCGGGCCTCCCGGCGACACCCAACCTGACTTGCATGCCCCCACAGCTTCCTGGACCTCCCAGGACACTGCCGGCTGCAGCCAGTGGCTGAAGGCCCTGCTCAAAGTGCCCCTGGCTCCTCCTGTGTGGACGGCACCCACCTTCACCCACCGCCAGCTGCTGGGTAGCACAGAGCtgcggagggagggagaggaagggcagCGGCTGGGTGTGCTCCGCAAGGCCATGGCCCAAGGGCGGCTCCTGCTGCAGAGAGACCTGGGCTCCCTCCCTTCGGCAGAGCCACCCCCTGCACCCGAGTCAGGCCCAGAGGACAAGCTCAGTGAGCGCCTGGGGGAAGCCTGGGCAGGCCGAGGGGCTGCCTGGTGGGAGAGGCAGCAGGGCAGGACCTCAGGGCCCGAGAGACAGAGCAGGCGGCCCAAGCGCCGGACCCAGCTGTCCAGCACCTTTTCGCTCAGTGGCCATGTGGACCCCTCAGAGGACACCAGCCCCCCTCACAGCCCTGAGTGGCCACCTGCTGATGCTGTGCCCCTGCCCCCCGTGACCCCGCCCTCCCAGGAGTTGACTCCGAACGTGTGTGTCCAGGGCATCCCATCAGAGCGGCGGCACATGCTCCGTGACTACATGGCCAAGCTCCCACCCCAAAGGGACACCCCAGGCTGTGCCGCCACACCCCCCTCCTCCCAGGCCTCTAGCGTCCGGGCCACTCGCTCCGAGCAGCACACACCCGTCCTCTCTGGCTCTCAGCCTCTCCGGAAGAAGCCTCGAATGGGCTTCTGA